Proteins found in one Takifugu flavidus isolate HTHZ2018 chromosome 7, ASM371156v2, whole genome shotgun sequence genomic segment:
- the LOC130529250 gene encoding regulator of G-protein signaling 5-like, translating to MCKGLASLPSCCLERANVLKARLGSILQKPNWNFSGCKMGQTNPTLEECLRWKQSFEKLLSSKRGLCAFTTFLVSEFSEENIAFYFACEDYRNTKSASKLSDKAQKIYDEFISTDAPREINIDYETRDITKANLLALTPSCFDPAQHKIYMLMAKDCYPRFLRSPAYKDLVQQARQGTKNQEKKV from the exons ATGTGTAAAGGACTAGCATCGCTGCCTAGCTGCTGTCTGGAAAG GGCCAATGTGTTAAAAGCAAGGCTGGGAAGCATTTTGCAGAAACCAAATTGGAATTTTTCCGGCTGCAAAATGGGTCAAACCAA CCCGACCTTGGAGGAATGTCTTCGATGGAAGCAGTCGTTTGAAAAACTCTTGTCAAGCAAAC GTGGCCTGTGTGCCTTCACCACCTTCCTGGTGTCTGAGTTCAGTGAAGAGAACATCGCGTTCTACTTTGCCTGTGAGGATTACAGGAACACCAAATCTGCATCCAAGCTGTCCGACAAAGCCCAGAAGATCTACGATGAGTTCATCAGCACGGACGCCCCCCGTGAG ATTAACATCGACTACGAAACCCGTGACATCACCAAGGCCAACCTGCTGGCGCTGACGCCATCTTGCTTTGACCCGGCCCAGCACAAGATCTACATGCTAATGGCCAAAGACTGCTATCCTCGCTTCCTTCGCTCTCCGGCCTACAAGGATCTAGTGCAGCAGGCCAGACAAGGAACCAAGAACCAGGAGAAGAAGGTGTGA
- the LOC130529011 gene encoding regulator of G-protein signaling 8-like, with the protein MKTRLGCLSKKSDSYSDFSEFLPPAHDTTARWLKLSTDEVVRWSESFDHLLSHKHGLAAFRTFLKSEFSDENIEFWMACEEYKKTKSSTKLVSKANKIYQEFLDIQAPREVNIDHRTREKTKQSLEDPSPTSLNEVQFKVYSLMERDSYPRFLRSKMYKDLVSRAHARGQRRSV; encoded by the exons ATGAAGACCAGACTGGGCTGCCTGTCCAAAAAATCGGACTCCTACAGTGATTTCTCCGAGTTCCTGCCCCCGGCACACGACACCACTGCCCGTTGGCTGAA ACTATCGACGGATGAAGTCGTCCGATGGTCAGAGTCGTTTGACCATCTCCTCTCACACAAAC ATGGCCTGGCCGCCTTCAGGACTTTCCTCAAGAGCGAGTTCAGTGACGAGAACATCGAGTTTTGGATGGCCTGCGAAGAGTACAAGAAAACCAAGAGCTCCACCAAGCTGGTCTCCAAAGCAAACAAGATCTATCAAGAGTTCCTTGATATTCAGGCACCAAgagag GTCAACATCGACCATCGCACCAGAGAGAAGACCAAACAGAGCCTGGAGGATCCATCCCCAACCAGCCTCAACGAAGTCCAATTCAAAGTCTACAGCCTGATGGAGAGAGACTCCTACCCACGATTCCTCAGGTCCAAGATGTACAAGGATTTGGTCAGCAGGGCACACGCACGAGGCCAGCGGAGATCCGTCTGA